A stretch of the Clostridiales bacterium genome encodes the following:
- a CDS encoding FeoB-associated Cys-rich membrane protein: protein MLQGIADNAGTIIISLALLGLVIGIIIRLRKDKKQGKSSCGGSCGHCPMAGTCHKAS from the coding sequence ATGCTTCAGGGAATCGCGGATAACGCCGGAACGATCATCATCAGCCTGGCACTGCTGGGCCTTGTAATCGGGATTATCATCCGGCTGCGCAAGGATAAAAAGCAGGGGAAATCCTCCTGCGGCGGCAGCTGCGGCCATTGCCCGATGGCCGGAACCTGCCATAAAGCGTCATAA
- a CDS encoding cation transporter: MIKTTVQVSGMTCGMCEAHINDAVRSAFYVKKVTSSRAKGATEILTETPLSHEKLRQAISATGYVVLGISEEIVQKKPLFGFLRGRNS; the protein is encoded by the coding sequence ATGATCAAAACCACCGTGCAGGTATCGGGGATGACATGCGGTATGTGTGAGGCGCATATCAACGATGCCGTCCGTTCCGCGTTTTATGTGAAAAAGGTGACTTCTTCCCGGGCCAAAGGGGCCACTGAGATCCTGACGGAAACACCGCTCAGCCACGAAAAGCTCCGCCAGGCGATCAGCGCGACGGGATATGTGGTCCTGGGCATCAGCGAGGAAATCGTTCAGAAAAAGCCGCTGTTCGGATTCCTGCGCGGAAGGAATTCCTGA
- a CDS encoding phosphoenolpyruvate synthase, whose translation MAAFDQVYSGIPALDKALDFIRMGDNVVWRVSELSEFRRFADPFVEQAKRDGRKIIYFRFASHPELVLECPEVKRIIVPLSHRFETFTVEIHRHIEAEGRDAFYVFDCLSELQTAWATDLMMGNFFRVTCPFLFILDTVAFFPIIRGRHSFNAITKIMNTTQLFLDVYSDPDRDTVYIRPQKVWNRNSETMFLPHLYRPADGTVLPIRDGVQSSRFYQVMDSFQRTLEEQYVDSWDRFFNQAKVLHENRIPVDEQCSRMCNIMMTRDERLRILVKKHFRPEDYFRVRDHMVGTGMVGGKTCGMLLARTIIRNLAPDISSVLEPHDSFYVGSDVFYTYIVDNGFWDLRVRQRTDEGYFTLASELADRLKTGAFSRETQEQFMHILEYYGQDPYIVRSSSILEDGFENAFAGKYESVFCANRGTPEERLEEFENAVRTVYASSAGLSALDYRKRHGLEHRDEQMALLVMRVSGSAYGPYYMPCAAGVGYSFSPYKFLNDIDSSAGMLRLVMGLGTSAVDRTEGSYPRLVSLDKPEATNFTTVAEKHQFSQRRAEAVDLKGRCLNRVPLEELEPFLPRYLKNQVLEHDTEAEASLRERGIWRDISFISCLGLVRNREMMERMQRMMHLIQQEYGEPVDIEFTINVSEDREYMINLLQCRPLQVFQDTGGVAVPEDVPEGEILLETRGASMGLSRKVKLDMIAYVDPIRYYHLPYMEKAAVAALIGQVNWRYREQGKHMLLMVPGRIGTSSPELGVPTSFADISGFDAVCEMAETRAGYNPELSYGSHIFQDLVEAQILYMAVFPGDKTIHFRPELLTQAPNLITGIPGGTELQDVVRLADVSGRNCELYHDLTQEHILLKLS comes from the coding sequence ATGGCTGCCTTTGATCAGGTATATTCCGGCATTCCCGCGCTGGACAAGGCGCTGGATTTTATCCGGATGGGCGATAACGTGGTCTGGCGGGTATCGGAGCTCAGCGAGTTCCGCCGTTTCGCGGACCCGTTTGTGGAACAGGCAAAAAGGGACGGACGGAAGATCATCTACTTCCGGTTTGCCAGCCATCCCGAGCTGGTACTCGAATGTCCGGAAGTGAAACGAATCATCGTACCACTTTCCCACCGGTTCGAAACGTTTACGGTGGAAATCCACCGGCATATCGAAGCGGAAGGCCGCGATGCCTTCTATGTGTTCGACTGCCTTTCTGAGCTGCAGACTGCCTGGGCCACCGACCTGATGATGGGCAATTTCTTCCGGGTCACCTGCCCGTTCCTGTTCATTCTCGATACGGTCGCTTTCTTCCCGATCATCCGCGGAAGGCATTCGTTCAACGCGATCACCAAAATCATGAATACGACCCAGCTATTCCTGGACGTATACTCTGACCCGGACCGGGATACGGTATATATCCGGCCCCAGAAGGTCTGGAACCGCAATTCCGAAACCATGTTCCTTCCCCACCTTTACCGTCCGGCAGACGGAACCGTCCTTCCGATCCGGGACGGTGTACAGTCCAGCCGGTTCTACCAGGTGATGGACAGCTTCCAGCGAACGCTGGAAGAACAGTATGTGGATTCCTGGGACCGGTTCTTCAACCAGGCAAAGGTACTGCATGAAAACCGGATCCCCGTGGACGAGCAGTGCAGCCGGATGTGCAATATCATGATGACCCGCGACGAGCGCCTGCGGATACTCGTCAAAAAGCACTTCCGGCCCGAGGACTACTTCCGTGTCCGGGACCATATGGTCGGCACCGGAATGGTCGGCGGGAAAACCTGCGGCATGCTGCTGGCCCGGACCATCATCCGGAACCTGGCCCCGGATATCAGCAGCGTGCTGGAACCCCACGATTCCTTTTACGTTGGTTCAGACGTTTTCTACACCTATATCGTGGACAACGGTTTCTGGGACCTCCGGGTGCGGCAGCGCACGGATGAAGGATACTTCACCCTGGCATCGGAGCTGGCAGACCGCCTGAAAACCGGCGCCTTTTCCCGGGAGACGCAGGAACAGTTTATGCACATCCTGGAATATTACGGGCAGGATCCGTATATTGTCCGCTCCAGCAGCATCCTGGAGGACGGGTTCGAGAATGCCTTTGCTGGAAAATACGAATCCGTTTTCTGCGCAAACCGCGGCACACCGGAAGAACGGCTGGAGGAATTCGAAAACGCAGTCCGTACCGTCTACGCCAGCTCCGCGGGACTTTCCGCGCTGGATTACCGCAAGCGGCACGGCCTGGAACACCGGGATGAACAGATGGCCCTGCTGGTCATGCGTGTATCCGGCTCCGCCTACGGCCCCTATTATATGCCCTGCGCCGCCGGTGTCGGCTACTCCTTCAGTCCCTACAAGTTCCTGAATGATATCGATTCCTCCGCAGGCATGCTCCGCCTGGTGATGGGCCTGGGCACTTCCGCCGTGGACCGGACGGAAGGCTCCTATCCGCGGCTGGTCAGTCTCGATAAGCCGGAAGCCACCAATTTCACCACCGTGGCGGAGAAGCACCAATTCTCCCAACGCCGCGCTGAAGCAGTGGACCTGAAAGGGCGCTGCCTGAACCGGGTGCCGCTTGAGGAGCTGGAACCGTTCCTTCCGCGTTACCTGAAAAACCAGGTCCTGGAACATGACACCGAAGCGGAAGCATCCCTGCGGGAGCGGGGAATCTGGCGGGATATCAGCTTTATCTCCTGCCTCGGACTGGTCCGCAACCGGGAGATGATGGAACGCATGCAGCGCATGATGCACCTGATCCAGCAGGAATACGGCGAACCGGTGGATATTGAATTCACCATCAACGTATCGGAAGACCGGGAGTACATGATCAACCTGCTGCAGTGCCGTCCGCTGCAGGTTTTCCAGGATACCGGCGGTGTTGCGGTTCCGGAGGATGTGCCGGAAGGAGAAATCCTTCTGGAAACTCGTGGCGCATCCATGGGACTTTCCCGGAAAGTGAAACTGGACATGATCGCGTATGTCGATCCGATCCGGTATTACCATCTCCCCTATATGGAAAAAGCCGCTGTCGCGGCACTGATCGGGCAGGTCAACTGGAGATACCGGGAGCAGGGAAAACACATGCTGTTGATGGTACCCGGACGGATCGGGACCTCCTCTCCGGAACTGGGTGTTCCGACTTCCTTTGCCGATATCAGCGGCTTTGATGCCGTTTGTGAGATGGCGGAAACCCGGGCGGGCTACAATCCCGAGCTGTCCTACGGCAGTCATATTTTCCAGGACCTCGTGGAAGCCCAGATCCTGTATATGGCTGTATTCCCGGGAGACAAAACCATTCATTTCCGGCCGGAGCTGCTGACGCAGGCGCCGAATCTCATTACCGGCATTCCCGGAGGAACAGAATTGCAGGATGTGGTCCGCCTGGCCGATGTCAGCGGACGGAACTGCGAGCTGTATCATGACCTCACGCAGGAACACATCCTGCTGAAACTGTCATAA
- a CDS encoding pyridoxal phosphate-dependent aminotransferase: protein MDYRFDEVIDRRGTGSLKWDVAENELPMWVADMDFPTAPCVRRAIENRAAHGVFGYSILPDKLFDAYRNWWGKHHGLEIRNEELIFTTGVIPALSTAVRKFTTPAEKVIIQTPVYNTFVNSIVNNGCRVLENPLIYRDRKYEMDFEDLEKKLSDPLATMMILCNPQNPAGKIWSREELAQVGALCKKHHVLVFADEIHCDLTAPGCAYVPFASVDETCRMNSITALAPTKTFNIAGINTAAVFVPEEGLRQRMNRALNTDEVAEPNAFAVDAAVAAFSDEGWEWLTALRNYIEENKNTVRSFLEKELPDVYALPQDATYLMWLDVSRYTDDSEALQQFIREKTGLFVMPGAEYNGNGNLFLRLNTACPRSMLEDGLNRLKTGLDLWRSRT, encoded by the coding sequence ATGGATTACCGTTTTGATGAAGTTATCGACCGGCGCGGAACCGGTTCCCTGAAATGGGACGTTGCGGAAAATGAACTGCCCATGTGGGTGGCGGATATGGATTTCCCCACCGCACCCTGTGTCCGCCGGGCAATTGAGAATCGGGCCGCCCACGGGGTTTTCGGCTACAGCATCCTTCCGGACAAGCTGTTCGACGCCTACCGGAACTGGTGGGGAAAGCACCACGGCCTGGAAATCCGCAATGAGGAGTTGATCTTCACCACCGGGGTCATTCCCGCCCTGTCCACAGCGGTGCGGAAATTCACCACCCCCGCGGAGAAGGTCATCATCCAGACGCCGGTTTACAACACCTTCGTCAATTCCATCGTCAACAACGGATGCCGGGTGCTCGAGAATCCGCTCATCTACCGGGACAGAAAGTATGAGATGGACTTTGAGGACCTGGAAAAAAAGCTTTCCGATCCGCTGGCCACCATGATGATCCTCTGCAACCCGCAGAACCCGGCCGGAAAAATCTGGAGCCGGGAGGAGCTCGCCCAGGTCGGCGCCCTGTGCAAGAAGCACCATGTGCTGGTTTTTGCCGATGAAATTCACTGCGACCTGACTGCGCCGGGCTGTGCCTATGTGCCCTTCGCCTCGGTGGATGAAACCTGCCGCATGAACAGCATCACCGCCCTGGCCCCGACCAAGACCTTCAACATCGCGGGAATCAACACCGCCGCGGTCTTCGTTCCGGAGGAGGGCCTGCGGCAGCGGATGAACCGCGCGCTGAATACCGACGAGGTAGCCGAGCCCAACGCGTTTGCCGTGGATGCCGCGGTTGCCGCCTTCTCCGATGAGGGGTGGGAATGGCTGACTGCCCTCCGCAACTACATTGAGGAAAACAAAAACACCGTCCGCTCCTTCCTTGAAAAGGAACTGCCGGACGTTTACGCCCTTCCGCAGGACGCCACCTACCTGATGTGGCTGGATGTCAGCCGGTACACGGATGACTCCGAAGCGCTGCAACAGTTTATCCGCGAAAAAACCGGGCTGTTTGTGATGCCCGGCGCGGAATACAACGGAAACGGGAACCTTTTCCTGCGCCTGAACACCGCCTGCCCCCGCAGCATGCTGGAAGACGGGCTGAACCGCCTCAAAACCGGCCTGGACCTGTGGCGGAGCCGTACATAA
- a CDS encoding DUF3737 family protein gives MEYKDMKFTGERALFGEQDAVINGCVFESGESPCKECQNITATESLFRYKYPFWYGKNISLDQVTFFEMARAGIWYTDHIFVSNSIIEGPKNFRRCHDVKLSNVLFSNALETLWSCTGVTMENVKARGPYFAMNCRDVKVDGLDLIGDYSFDGVVNMEISNSHLASKDAFWNTENVVVRNSFITGEYLGWNGKNLTLEDCTIESLQGMCYVDNLVMKNCRLINTTLAFEYSDVQADIRGTVDSVFNPGKGCIKADKISHLVIQKDRIDPSLTKIICNDIGETLDSPDTLW, from the coding sequence ATGGAATATAAGGATATGAAATTCACAGGGGAGCGGGCGCTTTTCGGTGAACAGGACGCCGTCATCAACGGCTGTGTGTTTGAGAGCGGCGAATCGCCCTGCAAGGAATGCCAGAATATTACGGCAACCGAGAGCCTGTTCCGCTACAAGTACCCCTTCTGGTACGGAAAGAACATCAGCCTTGACCAGGTTACCTTCTTTGAAATGGCCCGCGCCGGCATCTGGTATACCGACCATATTTTCGTGAGCAACTCCATTATCGAGGGGCCGAAGAACTTCCGCCGCTGCCATGACGTAAAGCTTTCCAACGTCCTATTCTCCAACGCGCTGGAAACCCTGTGGAGCTGTACCGGGGTCACCATGGAAAACGTCAAGGCCCGCGGCCCGTATTTCGCCATGAACTGCCGGGATGTCAAAGTGGACGGCCTGGACCTGATCGGCGACTACAGCTTTGACGGCGTTGTGAATATGGAAATCTCCAACTCCCACCTGGCCAGCAAGGACGCCTTCTGGAACACGGAGAACGTCGTGGTCCGCAACTCGTTCATCACCGGCGAATACCTGGGCTGGAACGGAAAGAACCTGACCCTGGAGGACTGCACGATCGAAAGCTTGCAGGGCATGTGCTACGTGGACAACCTGGTGATGAAAAACTGCCGGCTGATCAATACCACCCTCGCCTTTGAGTATTCCGATGTGCAGGCGGATATCCGCGGCACCGTGGACAGCGTGTTCAATCCCGGAAAGGGCTGCATCAAGGCCGATAAGATCAGCCACCTGGTCATCCAGAAGGACCGGATCGATCCCTCCCTGACGAAGATCATCTGCAATGACATCGGAGAGACGCTGGACTCTCCCGACACGCTCTGGTAA
- a CDS encoding GNAT family N-acetyltransferase, protein MNREEMYSTLCGEHIILRKAKETDYRSMLENVWGDEAVYRWMLFPPTRTEEEAIDRCRRSIAFQKEHFAWFVALKETDEAIGMCAIAESDPGHFDECGICIGTRYHGCGYGKEIVALLLDLAFRKLGAADFRYGYDPDNTPSRRLAASFGFRFDKSYPLTRPWDGQVKDIESCLLTREDYLARQAGNA, encoded by the coding sequence ATGAACAGGGAAGAGATGTACAGTACACTCTGCGGGGAACATATTATCCTGCGGAAGGCAAAGGAAACCGATTACCGGTCCATGCTGGAGAACGTATGGGGCGATGAGGCCGTTTACCGGTGGATGCTGTTCCCGCCCACCCGGACGGAAGAGGAAGCCATCGACCGGTGCCGGAGGAGCATCGCCTTCCAGAAGGAGCACTTCGCCTGGTTTGTGGCGCTGAAGGAGACCGATGAAGCCATCGGCATGTGCGCGATCGCGGAATCCGACCCGGGGCACTTTGATGAATGCGGAATCTGCATCGGCACCAGATACCACGGCTGCGGCTACGGGAAGGAAATCGTTGCGCTGCTGCTGGACCTTGCCTTCCGGAAGCTGGGGGCCGCGGACTTCCGCTACGGATACGACCCGGACAATACCCCTTCCAGACGGCTGGCCGCTTCCTTCGGGTTCCGCTTCGACAAGTCCTATCCGCTGACACGCCCCTGGGACGGCCAGGTGAAGGATATCGAGTCCTGCCTCCTGACGCGGGAAGATTATCTGGCCCGGCAGGCCGGGAATGCTTGA
- a CDS encoding phosphotransferase encodes MTQETIAKLLDTRGLGKPVSPAVPVSGGLVHRMFRAETAKGVYAVKCLNPEIMKRPGVMENYRRAEKLEQVLENAGIPLAPALALDGQKMQELDGEYFYVFRWQEGRITDWQNITAEQCRQAGKIQGRIHALQPAEKHTEPDMSRIDWHAYTEEANRQGSPVAELLRENEQLLYSAQKELNRARRALPDIVCITDEDMDPKNVMWHDGKPVVIDLECLDYGNPVSHALQLSLQWAGITTCSLDPEKMEAFFDGYLEAYDNGFRDYAGVLGLAYTWIEWLEYNITRALGKCRDESERETGISEVRNTISRIRYIRETEDLIRQQLIHLSEKN; translated from the coding sequence ATGACACAGGAAACAATCGCGAAGCTTCTGGATACTCGGGGACTGGGAAAACCTGTTTCCCCGGCTGTTCCGGTTTCCGGCGGCCTGGTGCACCGGATGTTCCGGGCGGAAACAGCGAAGGGTGTGTATGCCGTCAAATGCCTGAACCCGGAGATCATGAAACGCCCGGGCGTGATGGAAAACTACCGGCGGGCGGAAAAGCTGGAACAGGTCCTGGAGAATGCCGGCATTCCCCTTGCGCCGGCACTGGCGCTGGACGGGCAGAAGATGCAGGAGCTGGACGGGGAATACTTCTATGTTTTCCGCTGGCAGGAGGGCCGGATTACAGACTGGCAGAACATCACGGCGGAACAGTGTCGGCAGGCCGGGAAAATCCAGGGCCGGATCCACGCGCTGCAGCCTGCGGAAAAGCATACAGAGCCGGATATGAGCCGGATTGACTGGCATGCGTATACGGAAGAAGCAAACCGGCAGGGCAGTCCGGTGGCGGAACTCCTGCGGGAGAACGAACAGCTGCTTTACAGCGCCCAGAAAGAGCTGAACCGCGCGCGGCGGGCGCTGCCGGATATTGTCTGCATCACCGACGAGGATATGGATCCCAAAAATGTGATGTGGCATGACGGGAAGCCCGTGGTGATTGACCTGGAGTGCCTGGACTACGGCAATCCGGTATCACACGCGCTGCAGCTGTCCCTGCAGTGGGCGGGCATCACCACCTGCAGCCTGGATCCGGAAAAAATGGAAGCGTTCTTTGACGGATACCTGGAGGCATATGACAACGGCTTCCGGGATTACGCGGGAGTGCTGGGCCTGGCGTATACGTGGATTGAGTGGCTGGAATACAATATTACCCGGGCGCTGGGAAAGTGCCGGGATGAAAGCGAACGGGAAACGGGCATTTCGGAGGTCCGGAATACAATCAGCCGGATCCGGTACATCCGCGAAACGGAAGACCTGATCCGGCAGCAGCTGATTCACCTGTCAGAAAAGAACTGA
- a CDS encoding SDR family NAD(P)-dependent oxidoreductase, which yields MPQTVLITGTGRPYALGFNLVKRYLENGDCVFASIRRPSEALEELKKEYPDRLHILTMDISSTESVNAAAKEAEGLITHLDLIINNATTASADTMKELPDFNLDLIAPAVNVGAVGPIRVIKAFMPLLKKSQIGALVVNISSEAGSIGKCYRTFYLDYGTEKAALNMLTMTVRNYIKDDPNLNIICIHPGWIRTNPGNTEAPLDPYEHAETLRKLFETKRHDKDGPVFITHTGEPYPW from the coding sequence ATGCCGCAGACTGTACTGATTACCGGTACCGGAAGGCCCTATGCCCTGGGCTTCAACCTGGTGAAACGTTATCTGGAAAACGGTGACTGCGTATTCGCGTCCATCCGGCGCCCGTCCGAGGCGCTGGAAGAGCTGAAAAAGGAATATCCCGACCGCCTGCATATCCTCACCATGGATATCTCCTCCACGGAGTCCGTGAACGCCGCAGCGAAGGAAGCGGAAGGCCTCATAACCCACCTGGACCTGATCATCAACAATGCCACCACGGCTTCAGCCGACACGATGAAGGAACTGCCGGATTTCAACCTGGACCTCATCGCCCCGGCGGTAAACGTCGGCGCGGTCGGCCCGATCCGGGTCATCAAGGCTTTCATGCCGCTGCTGAAAAAGAGCCAGATCGGCGCGCTGGTGGTGAACATCTCCTCCGAAGCCGGCTCCATCGGCAAATGCTACCGGACCTTCTACCTGGATTATGGCACGGAAAAGGCCGCGCTGAACATGCTGACCATGACCGTCCGCAACTACATTAAGGATGATCCGAACCTGAACATCATCTGCATTCATCCCGGCTGGATCCGGACCAACCCGGGCAACACCGAAGCGCCGCTGGATCCCTACGAGCACGCGGAGACCCTGCGCAAGCTGTTCGAGACCAAACGGCACGACAAGGACGGTCCGGTGTTCATCACCCACACCGGCGAGCCCTATCCCTGGTAA
- a CDS encoding MarR family transcriptional regulator: MDRVKLFREYTRELEFHLAVLNQSDCCQCGINESQCFLIVEIGRKPGICVKELAEIVGLDKSGISRGVEELVRKGYVNREPSREDRRCVVLSLTESGQARFDRIENDMHAKFAAVLSQIDPEKQQQVLEALEIYNDACRKAERA; encoded by the coding sequence ATGGATCGTGTGAAGCTTTTCCGGGAATATACAAGGGAACTGGAATTCCACCTGGCAGTGCTGAACCAGTCGGACTGCTGCCAGTGCGGGATCAATGAATCCCAATGTTTCCTGATTGTGGAGATCGGCCGGAAGCCCGGAATCTGTGTGAAGGAGCTTGCGGAGATTGTCGGCCTGGATAAAAGCGGCATCAGCAGGGGTGTGGAGGAACTGGTCCGGAAGGGCTATGTAAACCGGGAACCGTCCCGGGAGGACCGCCGCTGTGTCGTACTGTCCCTTACGGAGAGCGGGCAGGCCCGGTTTGACCGGATCGAAAATGATATGCACGCGAAGTTTGCGGCTGTCCTGTCCCAAATTGATCCGGAAAAGCAGCAGCAGGTACTGGAAGCCCTGGAAATCTACAACGATGCATGCAGGAAGGCGGAACGGGCTTAA
- a CDS encoding C_GCAxxG_C_C family protein, whose amino-acid sequence MTRKEKALDYFSRGFHCSQAVLASCADLCSLTEEQALKLGACFGSGMRKGEVCGACSGALMVLGSLYGQHDISDTESRQAANEVNDAMMRGFAEACGSYVCNDILGCDVSTPEGVQYARGNNLFKERCPKMVAAAMDVLEKILRERK is encoded by the coding sequence ATGACAAGAAAAGAAAAAGCCCTGGACTATTTCAGCCGGGGTTTCCACTGCTCCCAGGCGGTCCTGGCTTCCTGCGCGGATTTATGTTCCCTTACCGAGGAGCAGGCGCTGAAGCTGGGTGCCTGTTTCGGAAGCGGTATGCGGAAGGGCGAGGTGTGCGGGGCGTGCTCCGGAGCACTGATGGTCCTGGGTTCCCTGTACGGACAGCACGATATTTCCGATACGGAAAGCCGGCAGGCCGCCAACGAGGTGAACGACGCGATGATGCGGGGATTTGCGGAAGCCTGCGGCTCCTATGTGTGCAATGACATCCTCGGCTGTGACGTTTCAACGCCCGAAGGCGTACAGTATGCCCGGGGAAACAATCTTTTTAAGGAACGCTGCCCGAAGATGGTGGCAGCGGCCATGGACGTGCTGGAAAAGATCCTTCGGGAAAGAAAATAG
- a CDS encoding metallophosphoesterase family protein: MKYAVIADIHGNCPALQAVLKDADSRGITHFLFAGDYCISGPRPDECLTMIREIPEKTVIRGNEEKYLEDLEEKDPSQWTDGQMQISYWTYRNVRRENLEYVLSLPHTADFECGGVQVHMAHSSVDFIGTHTFYTWNSCTVAERNKMPDADPVRILADMAEERDRDPAFLESVSKLEKGVYIFGHSHIQWSYLDGDAGIYLINPGSCGLPLDGLRNSVPYTVLEITDAGQVSIEEIRVPFDKAAYIRGLTQTGQFREANIWSRVIIRELALSREHIYYFLSSVAEYAKSIGDERRPFALDTWEKAYALWNEQQDDPDTAVPGDRL; this comes from the coding sequence ATGAAATACGCCGTTATTGCCGATATCCATGGAAACTGCCCGGCCCTGCAGGCCGTGCTGAAAGACGCTGACAGCCGGGGAATCACGCATTTCCTATTTGCCGGGGATTACTGCATCAGCGGTCCCAGGCCGGACGAATGCCTCACCATGATCCGGGAGATTCCGGAAAAAACTGTCATCCGCGGGAATGAGGAGAAATACCTCGAAGACCTGGAGGAAAAAGACCCGTCGCAGTGGACGGACGGCCAGATGCAGATTTCCTACTGGACTTACCGGAACGTCCGGCGGGAAAACCTGGAATATGTACTTTCCCTGCCGCATACCGCTGACTTTGAATGCGGCGGAGTCCAGGTCCATATGGCCCACTCCTCCGTGGATTTTATCGGAACACACACATTTTATACCTGGAACTCCTGCACCGTAGCGGAGCGGAACAAGATGCCGGATGCCGATCCGGTCCGAATCCTGGCGGACATGGCCGAAGAGCGGGACCGGGATCCCGCCTTCCTGGAATCCGTCTCGAAGCTTGAAAAAGGAGTGTATATCTTCGGGCATTCCCATATCCAGTGGTCCTATCTGGACGGGGACGCGGGAATATACCTTATCAATCCCGGCTCCTGCGGCCTGCCGCTGGACGGACTCCGGAACAGTGTACCCTACACGGTCCTGGAAATCACGGACGCCGGGCAGGTCAGTATCGAGGAAATCCGGGTACCGTTTGACAAGGCCGCCTACATCCGCGGCCTGACGCAGACCGGGCAGTTCCGGGAAGCCAATATCTGGAGCCGGGTCATCATCCGGGAGCTTGCCCTGTCCCGGGAACACATCTATTATTTCCTGTCCTCGGTGGCGGAATACGCGAAAAGCATCGGGGACGAAAGAAGGCCTTTTGCCCTGGATACATGGGAAAAGGCCTATGCGCTCTGGAATGAACAGCAGGATGACCCGGATACTGCCGTTCCCGGGGACAGACTCTGA
- a CDS encoding esterase, whose amino-acid sequence METYLFGSDSAPNVLIQPVDSHDLEGIENEVKTISELTNADFRMIAVRVPDWNRDLSPWTAPAVFGKESFGDGAGDFLEGILPLCPDGKTCYIGGYSLAGLFALWAAYRTGRFAGVAAASPSVWFPGFTDFMQANRIQSKAVYLSLGDREEKAKNPVMAAVGSRIREAEGILKAQGIPCTLEWNPGNHFRDADIRTAKAFAWVLNHTPEDRQ is encoded by the coding sequence ATGGAAACATATCTGTTTGGCAGCGACTCCGCGCCGAATGTCCTGATCCAGCCGGTGGACAGCCATGACCTGGAAGGCATCGAGAATGAGGTGAAAACCATCTCGGAACTGACGAATGCCGATTTCCGGATGATTGCCGTCCGGGTGCCGGACTGGAACCGGGATCTTTCCCCCTGGACAGCCCCGGCTGTATTCGGAAAGGAAAGTTTCGGCGACGGCGCAGGGGATTTCCTGGAGGGAATCCTGCCGCTTTGTCCGGACGGCAAGACCTGTTATATCGGCGGATATTCCCTGGCCGGGCTGTTCGCCCTGTGGGCAGCATACCGGACCGGCCGTTTCGCTGGGGTGGCCGCCGCATCGCCGTCCGTCTGGTTCCCAGGCTTTACGGATTTCATGCAGGCAAACCGGATTCAGAGCAAAGCGGTTTACCTGAGCCTGGGCGACCGGGAGGAAAAAGCGAAGAACCCGGTGATGGCCGCTGTCGGCAGCCGGATCCGGGAAGCCGAAGGAATCCTGAAAGCGCAGGGAATCCCCTGCACCCTGGAATGGAATCCCGGAAATCATTTCCGGGACGCGGACATCCGGACTGCAAAAGCATTCGCATGGGTACTGAACCATACCCCGGAGGACAGACAATGA